From one Lolium rigidum isolate FL_2022 chromosome 4, APGP_CSIRO_Lrig_0.1, whole genome shotgun sequence genomic stretch:
- the LOC124707216 gene encoding uncharacterized protein LOC124707216 yields the protein MGVMDKLKIFVVKEPVVAASCLIAGFGLFLPAVVRPILDSWAVEEQVAPTPLKDVIAGVTNKTK from the exons ATGGGCGTGATGGACAAGCTCAAGATCTTCGTCGTCAAGGAGCCCGTCGTCGCCGCCTCCTGCCTCATCGCCGGATTCG GTTTGTTTCTTCCAGCAGTTGTTAGGCCAATCTTGGATTCTTGGGCAGTTGAGGAACAAGTCGCCCCAACCCCACTAAAGGAT GTGATTGCAGGTGTCACCAACAAGACAAAGTAG
- the LOC124648360 gene encoding jacalin-related lectin 19-like encodes MHNIDENTLLHRWFQQQPPAQRKMVASKKLMKVGPWGGAGGNPWDDGGHTGIRSITLSYDSRCVDSISVEYDRNGLAVPGERHGGATGSLTTQIKLSFPDEHLTAVSGRYGPVAPGGSPVIRSLALRTERAAYGPFGAAAGEGMPFEFAVEGGVVVGFCGRSGWQLDAVGMYVAALRPERVYDKVQKMGIMAYRSFMQRLGPAPAAQHQQDELEEQGTVQHQNGSVVQTNRKTY; translated from the exons ATGCACAACATTGATGAAAACACATTGCTGCACCGTTGGTTTCAGCAGCAGCCGCCGGCTCAGAGGAAGATGGTAGCGtcgaagaagctcatgaaggtggggccgtggggcggcgccggcgggaaCCCGTGGGACGACGGCGGGCACACGGGGATCCGCAGCATCACCCTGTCGTACGACAGCCGCTGCGTCGACTCCATCAGCGTGGAGTACGACAGGAACGGCCTCGCCGTCCCCGGCGAGCGGCACGGCGGCGCCACCGGCAGCCTCACCACCCAG ATCAAGCTGAGCTTcccggacgaacacctgacggccgTGAGCGGCCGGTACGGCCCGGTGGCGCCCGGCGGCTCGCCTGTGATCCGGTCGCTGGCCTTAAGGACGGAGCGAGCGGCGTACGGTCcgttcggcgccgccgccggggagggCATGCCGTTCGAGTTCGCCGTGGAGGGCGGCGTGGTGGTGGGGTTCTGCGGGAGGAGCGGGTGGCAGCTGGACGCCGTCGGGATGTACGTGGCGGCTCTGCGGCCGGAGAGGGTGTACGACAAGGTGCAGAAGATGGGTATCATGGCCTACCGCTCGTTCATGCAGCGGCttgggccggcgccggcggcgcagcACCAGCAGGACGAGCTGGAGGAGCAGGGGACGGTGCAGCACCAGAACGGCAGTGTGGTTCAGACAAATCGCAAGACTTACTAG
- the LOC124707215 gene encoding 60S ribosomal protein L28-1-like, whose product MTTVPGSLVWELVKKNNCFLIKQFGNSNAKVQFSKEPNNLYNVHSYKFSGLANSKTVTVQPLAGDDKAVVLSTTKTKKQNAPAKLQHKNVMRKEFRKMAKAVKNQVCNNYYRPDLTKPALARLSSVYRSLQVSKSGIKKKNRQPTKL is encoded by the exons ATGACTACCGTTCCGGGGTCTCTGGTCTGGGAGCTTGTCAAGAAGAACAACTGCTTCCTGATCAAGCAGTTCGGCAACAGCAACGCCAAGGTGCAGTTCAGCAAGGAGCCCAACAACCTCTACAATGTCCACTCCTACAAGTTCTCTG GCTTGGCGAACAGCAAGACCGTGACGGTCCAGCCATTGGCCGGAGATGACAAGGCAGTTGTCCTGTCCACAACCAAGACCAAGAAGCAGAACGCCCCTGCCAAGCTCCAGCACAAGAATGTGATGCGCAAGGAGTTCCGCAAGATGGCCAAGGCTGTCAAGAACCAG GTTTGCAACAACTATTACAGGCCAGATCTGACCAAGCCGGCTCTTGCAAGGCTGAGCTCTGTGTACCGCAGCCTCCAGGTGTCCAAGTCTGGCATCAAGAAGAAGAACAGGCAGCCAACTAAGCTGTAA